The nucleotide window GGGCCTCACGATAAATGATAAACAACCTAATCAATTAAACCTCGGAGATCGATTACGGTAGGGTTCATGGGGCCTCGGCGATGTGTGTGATGTGCTGCAGAGGATGGGACTTGAGGGGTAGCTATGGCAATGCCAGGGAACCCGCTGTTATGCTTCTTTGTTTACATGCGGAGTGAGTGGTAGTGGTGAGAAATAACGTTAGAAAGGATTCGAGGTACATAAGCCTGTTACAAACATCGACTACGGCTGCAGCTGCAGGTGCTCTTCGCCAATCGTAGGCTGAATTTTGAAACGATTGTTTACGAAAACCATGATTTCTTTGAAGACCAATCCATGGCGAAATGGATGGTAACAGGTAATCCGGGTAGCTGCTTTATGTGAAGATTGActtttttttgtttttcttaCCCCGTTACGACCATGGCAAGAAAACTCTGCTTGCGGCTCAACTTTCTTACTTTTCTTGTGACACGAACATCCATGGCCGTCTCGTCTTGTTTTTTCTGCTGCTTGCGGAGCCTTGATTCGCTTATCCTGTGAACTAGATATCGCTTCTGCACATGCATGTCAACTCAACTGAACTACTGTATGCAAGGAGTTGGAGTAAGACGCCGAACACACTTGCGTAAGGATGATATACGGACCACTGCGGGTTCGTGCTTGTCTTGCTAAGGCCTTATGTTTGTGTGATATTGGACCCATGGGGTAAAAACAAGGAACTTACAGTACCTGGATACAAGGAAGGGAGCTTTATTACTCCTCAAGGCTTAGTAGGTGATAAAGTGCCGCTAGACCGCTGGTTGAGATGTTTAAGCGAGAATAAGTTTGCACGTAAGACTTTGATCATTCGATCTCAAGGCGGAGCAGTGGAAACCGTCCTCAATTAAATCCCATCTTTTTCCTGGTTCTCGCATCGTGGACGGGCCAAAAGCTGCCCGTCCCTGGAAATCAGAGGGGCCAAGGGTGCTAGATGGGATTCCCACTTCAGGCCAATCACGGGCACTGACAGCTGGAGCTCAGTAGCAACAGGTGATCAGCCCGCGCTTCTACCAAGCTTTCAGTGGCCTCACAGCCCTGGAACATCCCTGCCAAAAGCGAGCTTCAGCGGGGTAAGCTTGCTTGAAACACTGGGGCGCCCCGAAATAGCCCGCCAATTACACATTCCCTGTACCGGAAGGGAGGTTGCTGTAGCAACTCGCCGCTTCCCATCGTTTACCATATTGCGCCAGATGCCGCCGTGAATACTTTCATGTTATGTCGCTAGATCCTCTGTCTATCTGACTTGACCTTGGACTCTCTCTTGTCTCAGCCGCTTTCAagtctctctctctttttttttctccaACTCGTAAATCCTTCATCACGAATCCGCTTTTGCGGTGCATGGCATTTGCACTCAATTTTCGCAAACCTCCAACTTCGCTTTGCGCATAGGATGCTATTCCCGCCTCGACGACTTCACTGCTCGATGACCACACGTGAGAGAAAGTAAACACCAACTGGACACACACGATTGCACACAACCCAATAAAACCGAGACTACGAATCACGCTGCACGCATTTTAAATATCCGTTACATACGTTTATTCGCAAGCACCTTTGTTCACCCCATTGCTTGTATATAGCATCGATACCGATCACGTTATCCCCTTAACGGCGAAAGTCGCGATACCAAGCAAAATGGTGGACACAAGTTACCTCGCGCAGCAGGTTAATAATAGTATTGCCCAGCTGCACGGtctctttgatgagatcgGTGTCCCTGATCATGAGCGCGAAGCTCGAGAATCTGAGGTATGTTTACTTGGTCGCAAAGCATATCGCAGCTCACTAACTTGAGCAGTTGTTCTCAGCATTGTCTGAAGCACTCAATAGCCAAGTGCGACTAGTCAATTcagaaaagaaggagatggtCGACGAGGCAAAGAAGATCATTACCATGATTCACCAAATGGAGGCATCGTTGGACGATTCAAAACGTCGCCGCGACtacgaagacgacgacgacttGACCATCACATATCCTCTGACACAATGCCTCCAACAACTGAAGGAGAAGCATATACAAATCAGTCGCCTCCATAAGGAGCGCTTCGAGCAAGTTAAGAGTGCGTTCGCAGCTACAACCTTTGTCTTTCACTCACTAACATCACCTAGAACTCGTCGTGGCCCTTGAATCCTATTCCTCTCACCTGGAGCCCACATTTGTCCAAATCCCCTTACCGCCCACAGGGCCTAATCAGTCCATCCCTCCCAACTTTGACCTTTCTTCCACCTACGTTGACAAGCTTGACAATGAGTTCACACGAGTTTATGAGGAGTATTCTCGTCGCATCGCTACTGTTCAAGCCCTTGCCGACCAGACCATTGGCCTGTGGGCTGAGCTTGGCATTCCCCAAGCGCAACAAGATGGCGCCATCGTCAAGTACTATCGCGATGCTCCTGAGCAACTTGGTCTGCATGAGGAAGACATCAACCGACTCCGCTCTAAGCGCGACAGACTCtcagatgagaagaagaaccgcgagaagaagctcaaggagctcagATCTTCCGTCGAAGCTTTATGGAtcaagcttggtgttgatgagagCGAGACCAAGCCATTCCTTAACGCGAACCGTGGCTGCGGTGTGCGACAGATCAATGAGTTTGAGGACGAGCTCGCGCGATTGAATGAGCTCAAGCGTCAAAACCTCCACCTTTTCGTCGAAGATTCCCGCATCAAGCTTCAAGAACTCTGGGATGCGCTATACTTTTGCGAGGATGAGATGCTTGAATTCACCCCTGCCTTTTCCGATGTCTACAGTGACGCTCTTCTGGAGGCCCATGAGCGTGAAATTGCCCGCCTGGAAGCTCTCAAGGAACAGCGGGCACCCACATTGGCACTCATCGATAGACACAAGAGTTTGATCCAGGAGCGCGATGATCTCGCTGCCTCCAGTCAGGACGCATCGCGGCTCATGGCACGCGGTCAGAAGGGTGAGAAGCGAGATCCTGGCAAACTGCTCCGCGAGGAAAAGATGCGAAAGCGTATCGCCAAAGAACTCCCTAAGATCACTGCCGATCTACGCAAGATACTTTCCAAATGGGAAGACGAATATGGGCGACCTTTCCTCGTGTATGGTGAGAGTTActtggatgagattgaggcttCTGATGGACCAAAGAAGGGCGCACTGCCGCCCCGTTCTAAGACACCAGCTGGTCCACCTCCCTCAACCATCAAACCACCCAAGTCTGTACCAAACCGAGCTGCCACCAAGtctgctcctcctcgatcCATGACCAAAACCCCTACAGCTGGCATGCCTCCCAAGCGACCTGGACACCAAGCTACGGGCTCCATTTCTAGTATACCTGGAAGCCCCGCAAGAAGTCCATCGCGAATTCCTGCTCGAGTTCCGCTATCAAACATGAAGCACGGGAACAACTCTCCCGAACGGCCTCGTGCTGAGTCGCGAGCTGATACCTTCCGACCCGGTCCCCCTTTGATGCGGGCACCTCCTCCGAAGATGCGTGACTTGATGGCTCGGGGCGATCTTGAAGCTCCTATGAATCCCTATAAGTCCATGGGCCTCAATTCCAGCATTGTTCGCCATGTTGAGCCTGAGGATGTATATGATGATCGTCCTCGAACAGCACGATCCAACTCCAACAATTCTCAGTATAGCAGCCATCCCAGCAACAATTCCCAGTTCAGCAGTCACCCAAGCAACAACTCTCAATACTATAGCGAAGAGAGCTTCCATGACCCATATTCCACCATCCGCTCACAAGGCTATCGTCCGATGGCCCCGCCAAGACAGATCTCTGGCAACTCAATGGCATCAACCAACATCTCTGGATCTGAAAACTGGGAGACATACGACGATAATAGCGAACCTGAGCTTGATGTTTCGGATGCCTACTACGCCAAGTTAAGGGCGACTCGCAATAAGCGGTTCTCACCTGAGCCAGGCCGACCCACGAGTAGCCAATCCAAGCGCATACGCGGCATACCCCCTACAGCATCATATAATGGGCCAGTGATGATTGACCAAGATGGTAACCGCATCATTTCAGGCAGTGAATGGACAGACGAGGATGCCTACTGAGCACTCCCCTGATTAGCCTTCACTCAACGTTTACCCATGAATGATGTCAAACGACCGTACCATTCTGAACGATGATGGATTCACGCAAGCTTTTCATGATGATGCAGGCATCTCGCGACGATCTTGAGTGAGCAAGCGAACAACAGAACGCCGCAGAACCACGGCCTGTCTAGTTGCAACGTTGATGCACGACTGAATGCCTCTACGATAACGCCAGACAGGCGTCTTGTCACAGTTCCACCTCCTTTGGACATCTTTTGCCAACgagctcttcttttttttttttttttttccatTTTCACTATTCTCCATAGTCACTTCTGACTGGCTAAGTTACATCTCGCCGGGCCCGACGCCAGGATTTTTtgtattcttcttttttctctttcttctaGCTTGAGCGGGATATTGTACACAGGCTCCCCGCCTACAGAGTGAGGGCCTTCCAAGTGAGTACTTGCTGGCCCTAGGATAATGTGAGATGTGCATAAGGGGGTCGAGGGCGCTGGAAAACTGGATTAGGTAGGGATGGCAGGCGTCCAGGATCATTGGCGTTTAATGTATATCCTGAGTAGGTCGAGCTGCTCGACTATATTCTCAACAATGCTATTTGTCTTGGTTTTGAACGATTGTCCTTGCAAATGTGAAGTCATAATATCTGTAATTTCTGTTAAGCTATAGGGCTCCGGCAAAAACGTTGTCAGGAAGCTCTCCCGTAACATTGAAGACTAGCGTGATTCCAGACTGCCCGATATTTGTGTTAGATTGAAGCGATTGGCCTACAGAAGCCTGATCGCTACTGTGTAAACGTTTCCAATGCCGCTTCCAAACGCAAGTGTCAATAGTTCTCCAAGCCCGTTCCCTTAGGGGCTCGCTGAAGTCGTTTGCTACAGGGTAAGGAGTTACGACTGCCTACCCTGCGTCTGGCATGCACACTCAAATTCCTAAACCGAGGCTTCAGAATATACCTGCTGATAGAATCTTTTAAACGAGACTGACGTCTAAGAAGACATAAAAATCAAGATCGTATTTTTGCGCCCCCTAGTTGGCATTAGGGATAGGTTCCAGTGCGCGGACGTGAAGCGTTGTCGCAACAAACCTCGAAGTAGTACGGTCTTATTGTCCTTGTACGCTATAGCCTaccttaatttattataagtaggTCGTTAACTTAATCAAGAGATGCACattccttcttggccataAAATTGACCTTGATCAGCATGTTCAGCATCCCCGACCACATGCAACGTTGTTGGCGATGATATAGCCTCCATCCAGCATCAGATACGGGATCTATATTTGACAAGCGGTGGACGAAAGGCCCGGATAAGGCAAGTGATGTATGATCGGTTTGCTACAAGAGTTGCATCTGGAGATGTAACATGGATCTATTTGTTTCAGATTCCGCTGCAAGGTTGAATTCTTCAGCTCTCCATGCCATGGCACAGCTCAACTCACCGTTTATCTACGGTGGATGAACTATTCCAACAAAGGAAGAGCTCGTTTGGTTTGGATGCCACAACTGCGTTTTAGCGCCAGGGGTAAATTTCCGAACTACTAATACTTTTCACAGCATCTTGATTGGACATATCCTTTTTACTGCGTCTTGTTAGTTTGGGTGATGAGTTTGTTAGTAGTGGTGAGTGAAGCCTGAATTTTGTGAAGCGTAATTGTTTAACGATAGTATTGTTTAGATTCAGAATAACCTTTGTCTtactattaattaatagagtAAATAGTCTTGTCAATTAAGCATAATAAAATACAAGCCATGTGCTGTTGAGTCATGTGATGGTGGCTGACCTAACATTTTCAAGACAGTTCATCGTCCTCCTACATCAACAAGTCAACTTTCAATCACCCATATTGCTTTTCAATCAATCGAGACTCGCTACCACTTTCTCGAATATTTCGAAACTGCCAAGAGATAGAGAAGTTCTCCCGTTCGGTCCAGGCAGATTCTCGGCTGATCGCGCCGCTTCATCGGATTTGTTCGTATCCACCTGAACAAGGATAATTTCCATCATGTTCGTTCGATCCACCGCAATTCGAGACTTGGCGCCAGGCGCTTGCCTTTGCCTAGCAGGCAATACTTGTCTCGGTTAACCTTGGATGTCCAATGGGAACAATGTGATTCTCAGCTGAAAGCTTCTCCAGCCTGATCTTGTGGTTGTGCTGTGCTCGCTCGAGTAACCACCAAAAGGAGGCAGagcttgtttgtttgttggtgATCGACATGCATGTGGATACACACAGGCGTATCATCTTACACGCAGCTGCATGTACCCCTGGAACTACTGCAAGCTACGAATCGTACATTCACGAGCCAAACGTTGGATTCAACGGTGAGAGAACAATAACTTGAGACTTTGGTGTAAAGCTCTCGTCACAATGGTCAACGTTCTCTGCATCTGACAGATGAACGTGGCATTACACTACCAAGCCCATCTGGTGACATACAATCTCGGGCTTATCCGTCCTAAACCCGCAACCAAGAGATTTGGCCCATCCGGTTTCCGATAGTCTCGCAAAAACGCAAGTGGTTCAGCCGACGTGAAACTTTAGACCGTTGTTTAATGGGACGAGGCGTCATGCATCAACGCCTCAACGCTCTCCACGCAACCGAAGATCCACATGCGACAGTGGCATCGATACTACTGAAGCTGGAAAGATCTTTTCTCTAATTAGAAAcagagaaaagaaacaggTCAGCTACTCACCGGGAAGAGATTACAACGTCGAGTGGTGTGTGAGCAATTACTACGCACTGACGGTCATATCTACAGGGGACCCCATATTGAGGAGTTCTAGACACATGCCGTCCCGTTGATGAACTGCAGGGTTTATTTAAGCGTCTTTTGTTGGGTTTGTTTCTTGATCGAGCCCTTCATAGTCACAGAGCTAGAGAGAAAGCTCTATGGAGAGACCAGGGGCCTGGAATTGTCGTGCCGAGAGTTCTCGGCGTCTGGTCAAAACGACTTGATAGAGGCATTGGAGACTGCAGAGGCCTCTGGCATATATATACATGAGCTCCTCTCCTGTCTGCTGAGTTCTGTAAGAGGTGAGCCACCATCACTCTACGTTCTTTTCTCCCGTCATTCTTTTCATTATACACTCGTTCTTAATCTGCTTCTCATACACTCGCTAGAAGCACTATTCACTCTTTTATACAAACTTGATTCACTCAATAATATTTCTCACTACTATCAAACTATCTTTCATCGCAGCTATGAAGTTTACCGTCCTTATTGCAGCTGCTCTGGCTGCTGCGCCTATCCCAGAGGCTGCTGCTCACCCTGGCATGGGAGAGACCATCAAGGAGATCGAACGAATTGCTGCTCGTAGCTGGGGCAGTGGATGGGGTGGAAACAAGTGGCCAGGACAAGGCAAGGGCGGCGGCTCAAGCTCGTGGCCTGGTCAGAATAATGGAGGAAGCTCTAGCTCTTGGCCTGGACAAAGCAATGGCAATGGAGATGGTTCCAGTTCTTGGCCTGGACAGACCAACAGTGGCGGTTCAAGCTCCTGGCCCGGCCAGAGCAGCGGAGgtggtggcagtggcagtggcaATGGTAACGGCAATGGCTGGTCCGGAGACAGCTTTGATGCCCACTCCCTCATTGGCGACCTTGTCACCATCAGTGACAAGTCACTCACTTCAGTCGGCAGAgacatcaagaagatccttcAAGGCAACGGCAACCCCACCAGCCGCGAGCGCTATTTTGGCTGCCCTTCCATGAACTCTCAACGTTGCAAGCGTGATACCTGCTGTGTTTGGCAGTACATCTCCAACGAACTCGAGGACAAGTTCAGGGGTGAGGCAGGCCGTTGCACGCGATGGGCTCGATATGCTGTACGCATTGGCTTCCACGATGCCGGTACCTGGTCTCTCAAGACCGCTTCCCAGGGCGGTGGTGCTGATGGCTCCATCATTCTCTCTAACGAGCTCACCCGTGGCGAGAACATGGGTCTTCAGCAGATTGGCGAGTACTACCAAACCATCTACAACAAGTACCACACTCAGTATGGTTTCACCCAGGTCACCATGGCTGATCTGATCCAAATGGGCTCCAACATTGCTGCCGTTACCTGCCCTCTCGGTCCCCGTGTTCGCTCTTTCGTTGGACGCAAGGATAGCACGAAAGCCAACCTCGGCGGTCTTCTGCCTCGCGTTGACTCTGATGCTCTCACTCTGATTAACCtcttcaaggacaagacAATTGGCCCCGATGACCTTGTTGCCCTTATCGGCGCGCACACAACCTCTCAGCAGCATCACACCAACATTGATCGTGATGGTGACCCTCAGGACAGCACTCCTGGTGTCTGGGATATTCTCTTCTACCAGCAAACCATTGATCAGAATGCCCCCAAGCGTGTCTACAAGTTCCCTAGTGATGTGGCTCTCGCCAACCATCCACTcactcagcctgcttttGAGGCCTTTGCCAGCGGCAGCACTGGTCAGGCCGCTTGGAACGTGGTAAGTTTCGCCAGCCCCAAACATATTAAGAACGTTTTATTAACCAGATCTAGGACTATGCCCGTGCCTATGTCCGTCTCAGTCTTCTAGGTGTTAACAACATCAACGACCTTACCGAGTGCACAAAGGTCCTCCCTCAACCCGTCGAGTCCTACCGCCACAAGGACAAGGGCCGATTCAACAAGTGGCTCCAGACCGATGATAACTCGTGGACCTCCAAGAGTGTCTCCAAGGATGTCGACGATGGTTACGAGATCTCTGTCCCTGAGAACAAGATTCCCTCCAGGCGTGGTCCTTGGAAGACATGGACCAGCACATTCAAGTGGTGGTAAACGTGGCTCGACAGCACATCTTCTAATAATGGCCACTCGGCGACAGTATGTTGTTACGCATAAATAGTGAGTCGAAGACTGGCGTTTTGGGTTCATGAGACAGCGCAAGGGAGACAGGACTTCATCATAGCAGCTAATGCCATTCGCGTGGCCCTTTTAATCTCTAATTCTTTGACTTCGGGCTTTCTGGCCAGCCGAGCTCTTTTGCTAATAATCTCCGTGAAGAATGAGACGTTTAAACCATTGTAAGCTTGCTGATCGGGAAGATTGAGGGCATTGTCCTCACTTACCAAACAGTCCATTCATGAGTCTGCCCAAAGTAGAGAAGTCTTCCTGACTTTTGCACCAACTCTTGGTAATAGCTGACCTTGTCAACTACTATGTTCTCCCGGTTTCGCAGATATATGGTGCCCCCAGGACCTGAAACCATTTAGGTGAAACTCTTAAGCTGGATCGGCCCCCAACTGGCGAAAACTGTACATCTTGGATGGTGTGGACTTCCGTTGACCCGCTGAGGGATATTTCCCACCCTGTGAGATCCACCACTGCGTCTTTTGTTATGTTGCAAATGGTGAGATGACACACTGGTTCGCCGTGGGGATAAAAGGCCTCGTAACTGTAATCTGGATAGAGCAGGGCGGTGATACCGACAGGTGGGTATTTGGTATCAGTGACTCTTCGGACTCTTGCACCTGTTCCTGTAACTGGGTTATCTTCGCAATATTCGGCTTGGCTGCCAAGATTTGGACCGATCGACCGACCGTCTGTATCCGTTTGAGAGCCTTGTTCATGGAAGGCGATGAATAAGGCCTCCTAGTGACCATCTGAGAATTCGAGTAGAACTCCCCCGTCTTGCCCAATAGcgtttttctttttaaaccGCCCGACACTACCTTGATTCATGTGAATCTGGTTTATCTTTTTGAGGCCTCGACGGAATTCCCCGAATATGTAGGCCGTTGCCCCCTTCTCAATCGCGTTTTCGAAGAAGGGCTCCAGATAACCGGTGATATTTTCAGGTGAACAACTTTCCTCTCCACTCGGAATATATTTGATGCATCCTCGAAGATAATCGAGCCTGGCTGGGCGGTGACCCGGTGTCACGAGCAGTGTCACGGGCGATGCCATCTCGGTCCAGCCTTGTGGAACGTCTTGACTGATTTGACTCACAACAAGAGAGAAACCTTGCTGAAGCCAATATACAAGCCGAACAATTTCCTAACTGAATGTGCGGTAATTGATGCAAGCGCGGTATTCTTGGGGCTGGTTGTTGTTATCGACATCGAAATCGAAATGGAGGTAGAAGTGATTTGAGAGGAGGTCGTCCTTGTTTACACTTGtggccttgagcttgccatTTCAAACTCCATAATTATTTAACGGCATTTTGCCTGCTTTCTGTGTAAGGCTGAGGATGTAAGATGTAATATGTAAGAAGAAtaatggtgttgatggattGCAAGGACAAACGAAGGCCATTAAGGAAAGCCTTCGGGTGCAGATCACGCCTGCCAAAAgaagtaaaagaaaaagtcTGAGTACGTACTTACCTtacctaaggtaccttaggtCTGTCTTTAATAACTGATACCTCTTTCCATCAGTTTGATACCTGGGATCTCAATCAAATAGGTAGGCGCTTTCAAGTCTCTACCGATAAGATGAGTTACTCTGAGTTATCCGACCTTTGAAATATGGCAATAGAAGTAAGGTAGAACGTCATTCAAGAGAGCACCCACTCTATAGGTAAGTACTAAAGGTACCTAAGGTATCCAGGCTTTAAacatgatgatcttgaatgTCAAAGAAGTATAGCCAATTTGATAGGAAGATAACAA belongs to Fusarium oxysporum Fo47 chromosome V, complete sequence and includes:
- a CDS encoding microtubule associated protein-domain-containing protein — its product is MVDTSYLAQQVNNSIAQLHGLFDEIGVPDHEREARESELFSALSEALNSQVRLVNSEKKEMVDEAKKIITMIHQMEASLDDSKRRRDYEDDDDLTITYPLTQCLQQLKEKHIQISRLHKERFEQVKKLVVALESYSSHLEPTFVQIPLPPTGPNQSIPPNFDLSSTYVDKLDNEFTRVYEEYSRRIATVQALADQTIGLWAELGIPQAQQDGAIVKYYRDAPEQLGLHEEDINRLRSKRDRLSDEKKNREKKLKELRSSVEALWIKLGVDESETKPFLNANRGCGVRQINEFEDELARLNELKRQNLHLFVEDSRIKLQELWDALYFCEDEMLEFTPAFSDVYSDALLEAHEREIARLEALKEQRAPTLALIDRHKSLIQERDDLAASSQDASRLMARGQKGEKRDPGKLLREEKMRKRIAKELPKITADLRKILSKWEDEYGRPFLVYGESYLDEIEASDGPKKGALPPRSKTPAGPPPSTIKPPKSVPNRAATKSAPPRSMTKTPTAGMPPKRPGHQATGSISSIPGSPARSPSRIPARVPLSNMKHGNNSPERPRAESRADTFRPGPPLMRAPPPKMRDLMARGDLEAPMNPYKSMGLNSSIVRHVEPEDVYDDRPRTARSNSNNSQYSSHPSNNSQFSSHPSNNSQYYSEESFHDPYSTIRSQGYRPMAPPRQISGNSMASTNISGSENWETYDDNSEPELDVSDAYYAKLRATRNKRFSPEPGRPTSSQSKRIRGIPPTASYNGPVMIDQDGNRIISGSEWTDEDAY
- a CDS encoding heme peroxidase — translated: MKFTVLIAAALAAAPIPEAAAHPGMGETIKEIERIAARSWGSGWGGNKWPGQGKGGGSSSWPGQNNGGSSSSWPGQSNGNGDGSSSWPGQTNSGGSSSWPGQSSGGGGSGSGNGNGNGWSGDSFDAHSLIGDLVTISDKSLTSVGRDIKKILQGNGNPTSRERYFGCPSMNSQRCKRDTCCVWQYISNELEDKFRGEAGRCTRWARYAVRIGFHDAGTWSLKTASQGGGADGSIILSNELTRGENMGLQQIGEYYQTIYNKYHTQYGFTQVTMADLIQMGSNIAAVTCPLGPRVRSFVGRKDSTKANLGGLLPRVDSDALTLINLFKDKTIGPDDLVALIGAHTTSQQHHTNIDRDGDPQDSTPGVWDILFYQQTIDQNAPKRVYKFPSDVALANHPLTQPAFEAFASGSTGQAAWNVDYARAYVRLSLLGVNNINDLTECTKVLPQPVESYRHKDKGRFNKWLQTDDNSWTSKSVSKDVDDGYEISVPENKIPSRRGPWKTWTSTFKWW